The Novosphingobium resinovorum nucleotide sequence GATCAGGTCCTTGATCAGTTCGTTGCCGAAGTCCGGGTTGTCGAGCGTCATGACGCCTTCGCGCAGCGGTGTATGGCCGTCCGGCATGACGACGATCATCGGCACGGCCTTGCCGCTGGCGATCAAGTTGTCGAGGATCAGGTTGGCGTGGCCGACGCTGGTCCAGCTGTCGTCGCTGTCACCCGCGCCGTGGACCAGATAGAGCACCGGGTACTTGCGCGCGTCCTTCGTGTAGCCGGGCGGCGTGTAGACATGGGCGCGGCGCTTGATGCCGAGCGAATTGGACCAATACTCGACGGTCGAGACGGTGCCGTGGGCGACTTTGGCATCCCACGTCTGGAACGCGCCTTCGGGGCCGATGACCTCGAAGGTGGAATTGATGCCCTTCAGTTCCTCGGAGAAAGTCTTGCCGAGCGGATCGGGCGTCTTCACGCCATCGACGCGGAAGGCGAAGCGGGAGGTGTCGGCGGGGACGGGCTGGGGCGTGGTGACGGTCCACAGGCCGGTCTTGTCCTTCGCCATCGTCAGGCCCTGCGGCGTACCTGGCGGGAAGCCCATCGGGATGATCTTCGCGATGTCGGTGCTGGTGAGCAGCACCTCTTTCGCATCAGGCGCGCAGATGCGGAAGGTGACGCGCTGGTCGGGAAGCTGTTCGACCGACTTGAACGGGGCTGGGCCGGAATAGAACGGCGGTGTGACGCAAGTGGACGGATCAAGCTGTACCGGCTGCTGCGCGGTGGCTGGCGCAAGCGGCATGGCGGTGGCGGCGCTCAGCGCGGCCAGAAAAGCGAGCCTGAATGACATGCAGGAATCCCTGATAGATGCAGCTTATCGCTGCAAGCATCAGTCGATCCCAGCTGCCGGCTGCGGGCAAGGAGGCTGCAGTGCCTTGCCCGCCTGTTGGATTTCGACGTGCATGTTCACCTGCCCCACTTCCCCCGCTCGTCATTGCTTCGCTACGCTCGCAATGACGGAGGTGAGGCCATGCCTCAGAACCGGATGATCTGGCGGATCGCCTCGCCGCGATCCATCGCGTCGAGCATTT carries:
- a CDS encoding alpha/beta hydrolase-fold protein translates to MSFRLAFLAALSAATAMPLAPATAQQPVQLDPSTCVTPPFYSGPAPFKSVEQLPDQRVTFRICAPDAKEVLLTSTDIAKIIPMGFPPGTPQGLTMAKDKTGLWTVTTPQPVPADTSRFAFRVDGVKTPDPLGKTFSEELKGINSTFEVIGPEGAFQTWDAKVAHGTVSTVEYWSNSLGIKRRAHVYTPPGYTKDARKYPVLYLVHGAGDSDDSWTSVGHANLILDNLIASGKAVPMIVVMPDGHTPLREGVMTLDNPDFGNELIKDLIPYVDANYRTDARPATRAMAGLSMGGSHTLRNGLTHPDLFRWIGVFSMGLGVGPDKGRVDEYAKTYDAALKQSARDLRLLYFAMGKDDFLYGTVAPTRALFDRYHIAYHYNETGGGHEWPNWRRYLADFAPRLFR